From the Saccharobesus litoralis genome, one window contains:
- a CDS encoding methyl-accepting chemotaxis protein: protein MAKHIPVLFSLAVILALASSFFATGILGTSLCVITAIIIAITFYLYYQQIALPLADAQQTLNPIVKPDSLDLTDQQAINSLNSLPFIGTSIFRLTEQTRNTVSNVHAELYQCDVMSQQLRESFSNLEQKASMLKMHGDFLHESLNGMASATHTTTANIVEIFDKVVASTGVVSETRDQSATSCKTINEVSESILSTAERIESLSHEIQQIDSSVSAITQIASQTDLLALNAAIEAARAGEYGRGFAVVAEEVRNLAKHANESAINIQKVAANTIAEVQDVTDLMREICEPMQDAASSTTQNLDKMNECNQAMEDVLELASQVIASMQEQEHTADEANNAASEMKKLNDNAMNDEQVQMISESDLQALKLDITTALKAVKVKNSANNTDDRISNKADNNEIELF from the coding sequence ATGGCTAAACACATCCCTGTTTTGTTTAGTCTCGCTGTGATATTAGCATTAGCTAGTAGTTTTTTCGCAACGGGCATTTTGGGTACTTCACTTTGTGTGATAACTGCAATTATTATTGCCATCACTTTCTACTTATATTATCAGCAAATAGCGCTTCCCTTAGCGGATGCCCAACAGACCTTAAATCCGATTGTAAAACCAGATAGCTTAGATCTTACCGATCAACAAGCGATCAACAGTTTAAATTCACTGCCTTTTATTGGCACCAGTATCTTTAGGTTAACAGAGCAAACTCGAAATACGGTTTCCAATGTCCATGCTGAGCTATACCAGTGCGATGTCATGTCGCAACAATTACGAGAATCCTTTTCAAATTTAGAGCAAAAAGCCTCTATGCTTAAAATGCACGGTGACTTTTTACATGAATCATTAAATGGTATGGCTTCGGCAACTCACACAACCACAGCCAATATCGTCGAGATTTTTGATAAAGTTGTGGCGTCGACAGGGGTGGTTTCTGAAACGCGAGATCAGTCCGCGACTTCGTGCAAAACCATTAACGAAGTCAGTGAATCCATTTTATCAACGGCTGAGCGTATTGAATCACTTAGTCATGAAATTCAACAAATAGACTCGTCTGTATCAGCAATAACCCAAATAGCCTCGCAAACTGACCTATTGGCACTTAATGCCGCTATTGAAGCCGCAAGGGCTGGCGAATATGGCCGAGGCTTTGCTGTAGTCGCAGAAGAAGTGCGAAACCTAGCTAAACACGCGAATGAATCTGCCATTAATATTCAAAAAGTCGCTGCCAATACCATAGCTGAAGTACAAGATGTAACCGATCTTATGCGTGAAATCTGCGAACCGATGCAAGATGCAGCTTCATCTACCACGCAAAACCTAGATAAAATGAATGAGTGTAACCAAGCGATGGAAGACGTATTAGAATTGGCTAGCCAAGTTATTGCGTCAATGCAAGAGCAAGAGCATACCGCAGATGAAGCCAATAATGCGGCGTCAGAAATGAAAAAGCTGAATGACAATGCCATGAATGACGAGCAAGTTCAAATGATAAGCGAGAGTGATCTACAAGCGCTTAAACTCGATATCACCACTGCGCTAAAAGCGGTAAAAGTAAAAAATAGCGCTAACAATACTGACGATCGAATTAGCAATAAAGCGGATAATAATGAAATAGAATTATTTTAA
- a CDS encoding ion channel codes for MNQTDKFGRCQFHASDGTYCNEVDMGNGYCFWHDPNFDKTGMELADKLERYAKSGGITQGLQLKKANLSGINLVNRGSTAGFDFSGSDFYRANLSGSHLFNIKLNNGSLMKANLSDANLHCAKLLGTNLLGVKLHNAKIDNIELGKELQQEVLAHKAESKKDRTAALDNFEQAEEIYRDVRKAAENQGLFELAGHCIHKELTMRRKRMPLFSGRRIFSKIVDLFCGYGERPLNVILFSLGLILACAFLYFSLGVNFAGEVIQFSSANSTSENINAFFSTLYFSVVTFTTLGYGDITPLGLARLVAAFEAFVGSFTIALFVVVFVKKMTR; via the coding sequence ATGAATCAAACTGATAAATTTGGCCGCTGTCAGTTCCACGCTTCTGATGGTACTTACTGCAATGAAGTTGATATGGGTAACGGTTACTGTTTTTGGCACGACCCTAACTTTGATAAAACCGGTATGGAGCTCGCTGATAAACTCGAGCGTTATGCTAAATCCGGCGGAATCACTCAAGGTTTACAACTTAAAAAAGCTAACTTATCTGGCATAAATTTAGTTAACCGTGGTAGTACGGCTGGTTTCGACTTTTCTGGTAGTGACTTTTATCGCGCTAATTTAAGTGGTTCTCATCTATTTAATATCAAACTTAACAATGGCTCTTTAATGAAGGCCAACTTATCAGATGCCAATTTGCATTGCGCTAAGTTATTAGGTACCAATTTACTGGGCGTGAAATTACACAACGCTAAAATAGACAATATTGAATTGGGTAAAGAACTTCAACAAGAAGTGCTCGCCCACAAAGCTGAGTCGAAGAAAGATAGAACCGCCGCACTAGATAACTTTGAACAAGCTGAAGAAATTTATCGCGACGTTCGCAAAGCGGCAGAAAACCAAGGCTTATTTGAACTAGCAGGCCATTGTATTCATAAAGAATTAACAATGCGCCGCAAACGAATGCCTTTATTTTCCGGCCGTCGAATATTCTCCAAAATAGTCGATTTATTTTGTGGGTATGGCGAGCGACCGCTTAATGTGATTTTATTTTCTCTTGGGCTTATACTGGCTTGTGCATTCCTATATTTTTCCCTAGGTGTTAATTTTGCAGGTGAAGTGATTCAATTTAGTTCAGCCAATAGTACATCAGAAAACATTAACGCGTTTTTTAGTACCCTGTATTTTAGTGTGGTAACTTTTACAACTCTCGGCTATGGTGATATAACACCACTAGGTTTAGCGAGGTTAGTTGCCGCTTTTGAAGCCTTTGTGGGTAGCTTTACAATAGCCTTGTTTGTCGTGGTGTTTGTGAAAAAAATGACCCGTTAA
- a CDS encoding tetratricopeptide repeat-containing response regulator, which produces MALDLADKKILVVDDQRPFQLMLKGILLSLGARSVVLVSSGEAAVSACKEVKFDIFFIDYNLGTVGKNGRQLLEEIQGRRLMKPESLFLIVTGESHRPMVLGALENQPDDYLMKPFSQVVLKKRLEKTYAKKIAFTAVFTAILNDQIPEAIKICRKLIHPRFRYKNYCTHLLIELLCKNQNYDEAEQLLNQVLEVKRQTWAVLQLAQVYYFQEKYKKTVFSINEVLIASPLLIDAYDTLAKAYFKMGQPKLAYDTAVKGSELSPYSIDRQFFLADIARSCAEYETVKNCTKMILDLSRRSYKQKPEYLLNYIRASVEAAEFAKDKKSSHKFQQEASLAIQRGRSDDALDSKFNYENFASLCNARIDAIAGQYYLAKKQLYEQIEKAGKIEDLTLQLVPDAYILLTQIGDYEQASQLVEPLKEITEKDPYIAGCISQRLEMTRDNRDLFSHYHSLGVKAYKAGEYSQSIEAFSEAIQQAPMHTGASINLIQSIIKQLDSLEDEKAKEYDYELCQLLHKTTRIVHGLSLPTEHQDRYQVLLPQIKKYSPKSVS; this is translated from the coding sequence TTGGCTCTAGATCTCGCAGATAAAAAGATCCTAGTTGTAGATGACCAACGCCCTTTTCAACTCATGCTAAAAGGCATATTACTCAGTTTAGGTGCACGTTCGGTTGTTTTAGTATCTTCTGGCGAAGCGGCAGTGAGTGCCTGTAAAGAAGTTAAATTCGATATATTTTTTATTGATTACAACTTAGGTACCGTTGGCAAAAATGGCCGGCAACTATTAGAAGAAATCCAAGGCCGTAGGTTAATGAAGCCTGAAAGCCTATTTTTAATCGTTACAGGAGAAAGCCATCGGCCTATGGTGCTAGGCGCATTGGAAAATCAGCCTGACGATTATCTAATGAAACCGTTTTCTCAGGTGGTTTTAAAAAAACGTTTAGAAAAAACCTACGCGAAAAAAATCGCATTTACTGCAGTATTCACAGCCATTCTCAATGATCAAATTCCTGAAGCGATTAAAATTTGCCGAAAACTGATCCACCCTAGATTTAGGTATAAAAACTATTGCACGCACCTACTAATCGAATTGTTATGTAAAAACCAAAACTATGACGAAGCGGAACAACTTTTAAATCAAGTCCTAGAGGTTAAACGACAAACTTGGGCGGTATTACAACTCGCTCAAGTCTATTATTTTCAAGAAAAGTACAAAAAAACGGTCTTCAGTATTAATGAAGTGCTGATCGCATCTCCCTTGCTCATTGACGCTTATGATACATTAGCAAAAGCTTATTTTAAGATGGGGCAACCCAAACTCGCATATGATACAGCGGTAAAAGGTTCTGAGCTGTCACCATACTCAATAGACCGACAATTCTTTTTAGCGGATATTGCCAGAAGCTGTGCCGAATATGAGACTGTTAAAAATTGTACTAAAATGATCCTCGACTTAAGTCGTCGCTCGTATAAACAAAAACCTGAATATTTACTCAATTACATACGCGCATCTGTAGAAGCTGCAGAATTTGCGAAAGATAAAAAAAGCTCGCATAAATTCCAACAAGAAGCTTCGCTCGCCATTCAAAGAGGGCGCAGCGACGATGCATTAGATAGTAAGTTTAACTATGAAAACTTCGCAAGCTTATGTAATGCGCGAATAGATGCAATAGCTGGTCAATATTATTTGGCTAAAAAGCAGCTATATGAACAAATTGAAAAAGCGGGAAAAATTGAAGACCTTACACTTCAGCTAGTACCGGATGCTTATATATTATTAACGCAAATTGGCGATTATGAACAAGCTAGCCAATTAGTGGAACCATTAAAAGAAATCACCGAAAAAGACCCATATATAGCAGGCTGTATTAGCCAACGGCTTGAAATGACTCGTGACAACAGAGATCTATTTAGCCACTATCATAGCCTTGGTGTTAAAGCCTATAAAGCTGGGGAATACAGCCAATCTATTGAAGCGTTCTCAGAGGCCATTCAACAAGCTCCCATGCATACAGGCGCTTCTATAAATTTAATTCAATCTATTATAAAACAGTTAGATAGCCTAGAAGATGAAAAAGCGAAAGAGTACGACTATGAGTTATGTCAATTACTACACAAAACCACACGAATTGTGCATGGACTATCGTTGCCAACTGAACACCAGGACAGATATCAGGTTTTGTTACCTCAAATAAAAAAATATTCTCCAAAATCAGTCTCTTAA
- a CDS encoding VC2046/SO_2500 family protein, whose protein sequence is MQQQPLVHELQLGNKLNHAIGQPSRADFGLLVAMLSEQAQEFAQFQLEKQQIPQDNHQEEKLKAELGIVEPLRLSADENYFKHAHNINKGLHQAGMASMCLNRYLIRDALSQYNDPNKLDDNVLANCSLHAARRIKAQEEGKDPALEIEQDLTQLKEVIEQANQYAA, encoded by the coding sequence ATGCAGCAACAACCTCTGGTCCATGAATTACAACTGGGCAATAAACTAAATCATGCTATCGGTCAGCCGAGCCGAGCCGACTTTGGTTTGTTGGTGGCTATGCTGTCTGAGCAAGCGCAAGAGTTTGCGCAGTTTCAATTAGAAAAGCAGCAAATTCCTCAAGACAATCATCAAGAAGAAAAATTAAAAGCTGAATTGGGTATTGTTGAACCATTGCGTTTATCAGCAGACGAAAACTATTTTAAACATGCTCACAATATCAATAAAGGTTTACATCAAGCGGGTATGGCGTCTATGTGTTTAAACCGTTATTTAATTAGGGATGCGTTATCACAATATAATGATCCAAATAAATTGGATGATAACGTGTTAGCCAATTGCTCGTTGCATGCTGCTCGTCGTATAAAAGCCCAAGAAGAAGGTAAAGATCCCGCGTTAGAAATAGAACAAGACCTCACTCAACTTAAAGAAGTGATTGAACAAGCCAATCAATATGCTGCTTAG
- a CDS encoding YchJ family protein, which translates to MSLSKNMKCPCHSGESYQACCQPFHDNDCHAPTPEKLMRSRYCAYALNKCQYIVDTLVAEQRQNNELSQIEEFAQSVSFKNLTILDTHQSELTQQFGFVTFKVVYQTPDKAFHWMQEKSRFQYTNEQWFYVDGLVTSNNKPIFLGRNESCLCGSTKKFKRCCG; encoded by the coding sequence GTGTCTTTATCAAAAAATATGAAATGCCCTTGCCACTCAGGTGAAAGCTATCAAGCTTGTTGCCAACCTTTTCATGATAATGATTGTCATGCACCTACGCCTGAAAAATTAATGCGTTCTCGTTACTGTGCCTATGCGTTAAACAAATGCCAATATATAGTCGATACACTCGTAGCCGAGCAAAGACAAAACAATGAACTTAGCCAAATCGAAGAGTTTGCACAAAGTGTTTCATTTAAAAATTTAACCATACTCGATACTCATCAATCTGAATTAACTCAGCAGTTTGGATTTGTTACCTTTAAAGTGGTTTATCAAACGCCTGACAAGGCTTTTCATTGGATGCAAGAAAAGTCGCGCTTCCAATATACGAATGAACAATGGTTTTATGTAGATGGGCTAGTCACTAGCAATAATAAACCCATCTTCCTTGGCAGAAACGAAAGTTGTTTATGTGGGTCGACTAAAAAGTTTAAACGCTGCTGCGGCTAA
- a CDS encoding SulA-like leucine-rich domain-containing protein, whose amino-acid sequence MNTYIAMRPAQQTRYFATNNKSSDFSLRFWQSIAKTQEHNRWLCLIAPSDMPSKSELISAGINVERMLVVHTQTDKQAFQSACQALKLGKCAAVVTWLGCLSEAQKQQMQVAANLGNSTSLLIKSSFPQKLVA is encoded by the coding sequence ATGAATACTTATATTGCGATGCGTCCAGCACAACAAACTCGTTATTTTGCGACCAATAATAAATCAAGCGATTTTAGTCTACGTTTTTGGCAATCCATTGCGAAAACTCAAGAACACAACCGTTGGTTGTGCTTAATTGCGCCTAGTGATATGCCAAGTAAATCAGAATTAATCTCTGCGGGTATCAATGTTGAACGTATGTTAGTGGTTCATACTCAAACCGATAAACAAGCTTTTCAGTCTGCGTGCCAAGCTTTGAAGCTAGGAAAGTGCGCAGCAGTTGTAACTTGGTTAGGCTGCTTATCTGAAGCTCAAAAACAGCAAATGCAAGTTGCGGCCAATTTAGGTAACAGTACGAGCTTATTAATTAAATCGAGTTTTCCGCAAAAGCTAGTCGCTTAA
- a CDS encoding SEL1-like repeat protein: protein MTDIDQQLANNQTDWEDLPSFEVELSDTESNLDLEEFDDFELELEDEELILNTEEDEELVAVPDDFEFQLDEILDVEPDNALSDDPASEAVLSAEANTDVNHHQANLDNQTELASCLSQLRQSITELTQALTDPPEAEKKDTEQDTANTPSAEDYFKEGVLSAKNKNYLKSAKAFRKASLVGHSKAMLYLGLMYSKGQGLPQSPLHAYTWLKLSTLWQCNEALQPLQELEKYLTVQEIKTANRIAADKQELIFNEID from the coding sequence ATGACAGATATTGATCAACAACTGGCAAACAATCAAACGGATTGGGAAGATCTTCCCTCTTTCGAAGTCGAATTATCTGATACGGAAAGCAATCTTGATCTAGAAGAGTTCGATGACTTTGAATTAGAGTTAGAAGACGAAGAGCTTATTCTCAATACAGAAGAAGATGAAGAGTTAGTTGCCGTTCCCGATGATTTTGAATTTCAACTGGACGAAATTCTAGACGTTGAGCCAGACAACGCTCTGAGTGATGATCCAGCGTCTGAAGCTGTACTTTCAGCAGAGGCTAATACTGATGTTAATCACCATCAAGCTAACCTAGATAATCAAACTGAATTGGCGAGTTGTTTAAGTCAGTTACGTCAATCAATAACCGAATTAACCCAAGCACTCACTGACCCTCCTGAAGCTGAAAAAAAAGATACTGAGCAAGACACCGCTAACACTCCAAGCGCTGAAGACTATTTTAAAGAGGGTGTCTTGAGCGCTAAAAATAAAAACTATTTAAAATCAGCAAAAGCATTTCGTAAAGCCAGTTTAGTTGGCCATAGCAAAGCCATGCTCTATTTAGGTTTAATGTACAGTAAAGGCCAAGGATTACCTCAAAGTCCATTACATGCTTACACTTGGCTAAAACTATCCACACTCTGGCAATGCAATGAAGCCCTTCAACCTTTACAAGAACTTGAAAAATATCTAACTGTGCAAGAAATCAAAACAGCAAACCGAATAGCTGCAGATAAACAAGAATTAATTTTTAATGAGATTGATTAG
- the lysC gene encoding lysine-sensitive aspartokinase 3 — protein sequence MNNLTVAKFGGTSVADHAAMSRCADIICENQDIRVVAVSAQSGVTNILVRLTQSDVTADERQTLIDQIRDKEYAILNDLNQPESIKVALENLLAELTSLAENPELPTSLKLKDALLSFGEQMSSLMFAELLRQRGVHAVNFDIRQVMKTDDNFAQAEPQLALIKQQAETLLKPELSGSVVVTQGFIGSNAQGETTTLGRGGSDYSAALIAEALEASVLQIWTDVTGIFTTDPRLTKAARPIPEVTFDEAAEMATFGAKILHPATLIPAMRRDIRVFVGSSRAPKEGGTWVVNKAETKPPYRAIALRKDQILLTVKSPQMLHATGFLAKVFGILAEHKISVDLVTTSEISIALTLDNPTNTTTSVLSDTVLSALKSFCDVKVEENLSLVAVIGNHLESSHKYDKKPTENKLWKALDSVDVRMICQGASPHNLCFLTPTDSAPAVVESLHDVLFD from the coding sequence GTGAATAATCTTACTGTTGCTAAATTTGGTGGTACAAGTGTTGCGGATCACGCAGCCATGTCTCGTTGTGCCGATATTATCTGTGAAAATCAAGATATCCGTGTTGTTGCTGTGTCGGCTCAATCGGGTGTGACTAATATATTGGTGCGCCTGACTCAATCGGATGTTACCGCTGACGAAAGACAAACCTTAATTGATCAGATCCGTGATAAAGAATATGCGATCTTAAATGATCTTAATCAGCCTGAAAGTATCAAAGTTGCGTTAGAAAATTTATTAGCTGAGTTGACCTCTTTAGCTGAAAACCCTGAATTACCCACTTCTTTAAAATTAAAAGATGCTTTGTTGTCGTTTGGTGAGCAAATGTCTTCTTTAATGTTTGCTGAGCTATTACGTCAACGCGGTGTACATGCTGTTAATTTTGATATCCGTCAGGTAATGAAAACGGATGACAATTTTGCGCAAGCTGAACCTCAATTAGCGTTAATTAAACAGCAAGCCGAGACTTTATTGAAGCCAGAACTTAGTGGTTCAGTTGTTGTAACACAAGGCTTTATTGGCTCTAATGCTCAAGGGGAAACGACGACTTTAGGCCGCGGTGGTAGTGACTATAGTGCAGCATTAATCGCTGAAGCGCTAGAAGCTAGCGTATTACAAATTTGGACTGATGTAACAGGTATCTTCACTACGGATCCTCGTTTAACCAAAGCTGCTCGTCCAATCCCTGAAGTTACGTTTGATGAAGCCGCTGAAATGGCGACTTTTGGTGCTAAAATATTACATCCAGCCACGCTTATTCCAGCTATGCGTCGCGATATTCGTGTTTTTGTCGGTTCGAGTCGTGCACCTAAAGAAGGTGGTACTTGGGTTGTTAATAAAGCCGAAACCAAACCACCTTATCGTGCGATTGCCTTACGTAAAGACCAAATATTATTAACGGTTAAAAGCCCGCAAATGTTACATGCGACAGGCTTTTTAGCTAAGGTTTTCGGTATCCTTGCTGAACATAAAATCAGTGTGGACTTAGTCACTACATCAGAGATTTCAATTGCCTTAACCCTAGATAACCCGACAAACACCACAACGAGCGTATTAAGCGATACAGTATTAAGTGCATTAAAATCGTTTTGTGATGTTAAAGTTGAAGAAAATTTGTCGCTTGTTGCGGTTATTGGTAACCACCTTGAGTCTAGTCACAAATATGACAAAAAACCGACTGAAAACAAACTATGGAAAGCGTTAGACTCAGTTGACGTTCGTATGATTTGCCAAGGCGCCAGCCCACACAACTTATGCTTTTTGACGCCGACTGATAGTGCGCCAGCGGTAGTTGAAAGCTTACATGATGTGTTGTTTGATTAA
- the bcp gene encoding thioredoxin-dependent thiol peroxidase — protein sequence MNPIQPGTVAPLFSLKNQNDETINLADYIGKNKVVVYFYPKASTPGCTVQACGLRDSKTELDALNVKVFGLSPDPVKRISNFVTKQELNFDLLADEDHATADAYGVWGLKKFMGREYDGIHRISFLIGLDGKIEHVFNKFKTKDHHEVVLDYLKQS from the coding sequence ATGAATCCTATTCAACCAGGCACTGTTGCGCCTTTGTTCTCGTTAAAAAATCAAAACGATGAAACCATCAATCTTGCTGATTATATTGGCAAGAATAAAGTTGTTGTCTATTTCTATCCTAAAGCGTCAACGCCAGGGTGCACCGTTCAAGCTTGTGGTTTGCGCGACAGTAAAACCGAGCTAGATGCTCTTAATGTTAAAGTATTTGGCTTAAGCCCAGATCCAGTTAAACGAATTAGTAACTTTGTCACTAAACAAGAACTCAACTTCGATTTATTAGCGGATGAAGACCACGCGACTGCTGACGCTTATGGCGTTTGGGGTCTTAAAAAGTTTATGGGCAGGGAATACGACGGTATCCATCGCATTAGCTTTTTAATTGGCCTAGATGGAAAAATTGAACATGTTTTTAATAAGTTCAAAACCAAAGACCACCATGAAGTGGTATTAGATTATTTAAAACAAAGCTAA
- a CDS encoding glycine cleavage system protein R, whose protein sequence is MSEQLVVTSIGTNRRGMVNEITSLAAANDLNILYSRMAIMGNEFTYVMLVEGSNLKINRFESAFINLCARIDLMSVVKRTSGHRKQQIEQECGKLIYQTKDQTGLLSKFTQFFAAQGLSLANLRCEGVPEDAGEDGQAVTEITFRKPKSDWDVNAFTSDLQALLDELKIEGQIEL, encoded by the coding sequence ATGTCTGAACAACTTGTCGTCACCTCTATTGGCACTAACCGTCGCGGTATGGTCAATGAAATTACTTCATTAGCTGCTGCTAATGACCTCAATATTTTATACAGTCGCATGGCAATCATGGGCAATGAATTTACCTATGTCATGTTAGTTGAAGGCTCTAACTTAAAAATTAATCGCTTTGAAAGTGCATTTATTAATTTATGTGCTCGAATTGATCTTATGAGTGTTGTTAAACGTACCAGTGGGCACCGCAAACAACAAATAGAGCAAGAGTGTGGAAAGTTAATTTATCAAACCAAAGACCAAACAGGCCTTCTATCTAAATTCACCCAATTTTTTGCAGCGCAAGGGTTAAGCTTAGCCAATCTACGCTGTGAGGGCGTACCAGAAGATGCTGGCGAAGACGGCCAAGCGGTTACTGAAATTACATTCAGAAAACCAAAATCAGATTGGGACGTCAACGCATTCACTAGTGACTTACAGGCCTTGTTAGATGAACTGAAAATTGAAGGTCAAATAGAACTATAG
- the dapA gene encoding 4-hydroxy-tetrahydrodipicolinate synthase encodes MIRGSIVALVTPMTSTGEVDYSALEALVEHHIAAGTHGIVAVGTTGESATLPTNEHVEVVKAVVKTVAGRVKVIAGNGANSTAEAIELTKAIAPLGVDAFLNVTPYYNKPSQKGLIAHFEAIADASDIPQILYNVPGRTAVDMLPETVAHLAKHDKIIGIKEATGSIQRLKDIQALVDGEFILLSGDDETGLAFLKQGGHGVISVTNNVAAKRMADMCNAVAEGDVETAEQIDSGLRDVHSAMFVESNPVPVKWALSRMGLIPECVYRLPLVQPELNTQKIIEQALSKAELI; translated from the coding sequence ATGATTCGTGGAAGTATAGTTGCTTTAGTTACACCAATGACGTCAACAGGAGAAGTTGACTACTCGGCGTTAGAAGCCTTGGTGGAACATCATATTGCGGCTGGTACGCATGGCATAGTTGCTGTGGGTACAACAGGTGAGTCGGCTACGCTGCCTACTAATGAACATGTTGAAGTGGTTAAAGCGGTTGTTAAAACAGTCGCAGGGCGTGTAAAAGTCATTGCGGGTAATGGTGCTAATTCAACTGCAGAAGCCATTGAACTAACTAAAGCAATTGCCCCTTTGGGTGTTGACGCGTTTTTAAATGTGACACCTTATTATAATAAACCGTCACAAAAAGGTTTAATTGCCCATTTCGAAGCAATAGCAGATGCTAGCGACATACCACAAATTTTATATAATGTACCGGGTCGTACAGCAGTGGATATGTTGCCTGAAACCGTTGCGCATTTAGCAAAACACGACAAAATTATTGGTATAAAGGAAGCAACTGGTAGTATCCAGCGCTTAAAAGATATTCAAGCACTGGTTGACGGTGAATTTATTTTGTTGAGCGGTGACGATGAAACTGGCCTAGCGTTTTTAAAACAAGGCGGACATGGTGTGATTTCTGTAACCAATAATGTTGCTGCCAAACGCATGGCTGATATGTGTAATGCAGTGGCTGAAGGTGATGTTGAGACAGCAGAGCAAATTGATAGTGGATTGCGCGATGTGCACTCTGCGATGTTTGTTGAGTCTAACCCTGTACCGGTTAAATGGGCATTAAGCCGCATGGGATTAATTCCTGAATGTGTTTATCGTCTTCCTTTAGTTCAACCGGAACTAAATACGCAAAAAATAATCGAACAAGCATTATCAAAAGCAGAGCTTATATAA
- the bamC gene encoding outer membrane protein assembly factor BamC, protein MNKVIGLFAVATIIGLSACSTAPRVAEGDFEYTKVKTNKALQIPQGLDKPELVNDYPLPKTDGLAGTVGSKVSVFPPRLLMALAEGSRVDEADPHTTVWFEQTEEISQLEKSIWSALTGYFDKIDVSLRKVDKATGYVETDWVPHQIETGWWLWSGKITDESRRYSFTVNMKPHGRTGSVTVNLLERRAEGFTSKKSLRQEDNRGLATDMLNSVIGHYDYQFRLAAEQRRTQYAQGVEVTQRTLRNGDEVMVVKANFPHTWLRVLDAMNQLGFVITDINKIEGRIYGRINERSEGFWSSLFGDEKQSGLAFESGDYVVELLRREDETEVSFSNNNLEPVSKDIIDKVIPEFAAILAEPLE, encoded by the coding sequence TTGAATAAAGTTATCGGCCTTTTTGCCGTTGCCACTATTATCGGTCTTTCCGCTTGTTCCACGGCTCCTCGTGTAGCAGAAGGCGATTTTGAATACACGAAAGTTAAGACTAATAAAGCACTACAAATTCCACAAGGTTTAGATAAACCTGAATTAGTCAACGATTACCCTTTACCTAAAACCGACGGCCTTGCCGGTACGGTGGGTAGCAAAGTTTCGGTATTTCCGCCTAGGCTACTAATGGCGTTAGCTGAGGGCAGCCGAGTTGACGAGGCTGATCCACACACCACAGTGTGGTTTGAACAAACTGAAGAAATCTCCCAGCTTGAAAAAAGCATTTGGTCGGCTCTGACTGGCTATTTTGACAAAATAGATGTTTCGCTACGCAAAGTAGATAAAGCCACAGGTTACGTTGAAACGGATTGGGTACCACATCAAATCGAAACAGGTTGGTGGTTATGGTCTGGTAAAATAACAGATGAAAGTCGTCGCTACTCTTTTACCGTGAATATGAAGCCACACGGTCGAACCGGTTCGGTCACTGTTAATTTATTAGAACGTCGTGCTGAAGGCTTTACGAGTAAAAAGTCATTACGCCAAGAGGACAATCGTGGCTTGGCAACCGATATGCTTAACAGCGTGATTGGTCATTATGATTATCAGTTCCGTTTAGCGGCTGAACAGCGTCGCACTCAATACGCACAAGGGGTTGAAGTCACTCAACGTACGTTACGTAATGGTGACGAGGTAATGGTTGTTAAAGCTAATTTCCCTCACACTTGGTTACGCGTGTTAGACGCAATGAACCAATTAGGCTTTGTTATTACAGACATCAATAAAATAGAGGGCCGTATTTATGGCCGTATTAATGAGCGTAGTGAAGGGTTTTGGAGCTCATTATTTGGTGATGAAAAGCAATCAGGCTTAGCGTTTGAATCAGGTGATTATGTTGTTGAATTATTACGCCGTGAAGATGAAACCGAGGTTTCGTTTAGCAATAATAATTTAGAGCCTGTTAGTAAAGATATTATTGACAAAGTTATCCCTGAGTTTGCCGCTATACTTGCAGAACCATTGGAATAA